In Amblyraja radiata isolate CabotCenter1 chromosome 38, sAmbRad1.1.pri, whole genome shotgun sequence, a genomic segment contains:
- the LOC116966816 gene encoding uncharacterized protein LOC116966816 yields the protein MREAGQRVHPNLSRCTVSSIIRTFRLENRMTRRPSGGGRQRLFTQQQELAIVDLVRANNAIRLQQLRQQILADRQVFNNINRVSITTIRRILVKHKMTMKQLYRVPFERNSVRVKGLRREYVQRILAMDGAAQPHKFIYIDEAGFNLSKTRRRGRNIIGQRAIVHGPGQRGGNISLCAAISLRGLLYHHAKLGPYNTQHIITFLDALHNIAVQDRPEQPRFVVVWDNVSFHRAALVRTWFTNHNQFEVVYLPPYSPFLNPIEELFSAWRWRVYDRQPHARMPLLQAMEQACGDIEVRSIHGWIRHTRGYFPRCLADEILWPDPNRRQDP from the exons ATGAGGGAAGCTGGGCAGAGAGTCCACCCTAATCTAAGCCGTTGCACAGTTTCATCCATAATAAGGACATTCCGACTGGAAAACAG AATGACTAGAAGACCTTCTGGGGGTGGACGCCAACGCCTGTTCACCCAACAGCAGGAACTTGCCATTGTGGACCTAGTCAGAGCAAACAATGCAATCCGTCTCCAGCAGCTACGGCAACAAATACTTGCAGATAGGCAAGTGTTCAACAACATAAACCGAGTAAGCATTACCACTATAAGACGCATCTTGGTAAAGCACAAAATGACCATGAAGCAACTGTACAGGGTCCCATTTGAGAGGAACAGTGTCAGGGTCAAAGGACTTCGACGTGAATATGTACAG AGAATCTTGGCCATGGATGGAGCTGCACAGCCTCATAAATTTATTTACATTGATGAGGCTGGATTCAACCTTAGCAAAACAAGACGACGGGGTCGTAATATAATTGGCCAAAGGGCAATTGTGCACGGCCCAGGGCAGCGCGGGGGAAATATCTCATTGTGTGCCGCCATAAGCCTTCGAGGGCTTCTGTACCATCATGCAAAACTAGGTCCATACAATACACAACATATCATCACATTTCTAGATGCTCTTCATAATATAGCTGTACAGGACAGACCAGAGCAGCCCAGGTTTGTTGTTGTCTGGGATAATGTCAGTTTCCATCGGGCTGCTCTGGTCCGGACCTGGTTCACCAACCATAATCAATTTGAAGTGGTATACTTGCCCCCTTACTCGCCATTTCTAAACCCTATAGAAGAATTATTTTCGGCTTGGAGATGGCGTGTATATGACCGCCAACCACATGCCCGCATGCCTCTTCTGCAGGCAATGGAACAGGCCTGCGGAGACATTGAGGTGAGGTCAATCCATGGATGGATTCGGCACACAAGGGGATATTTTCCCCGATGCCTAGCCGATGAGATCCTGTGGCCAGACCCCAACAGACGGCAGGATCCATAA